The stretch of DNA CTGGCGGAAATCTGACGGCTACGAATGTTAATTTGAATAATGGCAATTTTCAAGCTAGCATTGACACAACCGGAATAAATGCCCAACGTTTTGCTAATCTTTTACCTTTAGAAGCACAAAATTTAGCAGAAAGTTTGGGGACAGCAACAGCTAATTTGGACATAGCGGGAAATATCAATAATCTCCAAACTACTACCCTCGATTTACAAGGCGATCTTGCTGTAGAAGTCGCCGGTGGAAGCGTTACTGCAACTAATTTAAATGTCAATAATGGTGATTTCCAAGCAACTTTAATTACTGAAGGAATAAACTCAGCTTTTCTTTCCCCTCAGTTAAGAGACGAAGTGAGTGGAAGATTACAAGTAACAGGAAATTTAGCTAATCTTAATCCCCAGACAATTGAAGCTGAAGGACAGTTAAATTTTAGCGAAGGTTTGTCTTTAATACCAGGTGCAGTAAGTGCCGATTTTGCTTGGAATGGTAGCCGTTTGAATATTAGAGATATCACTGGCGAAAATATCGATATTAGTGGTTATGTCGATGTCAATTTAGCGAGAACTGGTTTACAAAGGATTCAAGATTTTGACTTAAATTTAGATATAGATGGTTTAAATCTCGCTGCTTTACCTGTGGATAAATTTTTACCTCGACAAGCAACAGGAATTCAATTAGCAGGTAGTTTAGATTTCGATGGTAGCATTGTGGGTACAGTCAGTAACCCTAATATTAATGGTGAAATTGCTTTGCAGAATTTAGCAATTGATCCACAAAGAACTATAGACAGAATTATCCCAGAAAACCAGAATTTAAACGAAAAAATAGCTCCTTTACTTGATTTCGATCCTTTATTAACCGGAACAATTAGTTCTACACCTCAAACGGGAATCAACTTAAATTTAACTGGAACAAATGACGTAATTCAAGTAGCCCTCGGAGAGAATTATTTACCTGAATCTTTTCAAATTCAACTCAATGAAGTGACTGCTAGTGGTGGGATAGTAGGAAACACTTTACAAGTAGAAGCAGAAAACTTTCCCATTACCCTTGCCAAACAAGTCATTAACTCCAGATTACCACCCGCGATCGCGGCTAAACCTGTTTCTGGCGATTTTAGTGGTAATCTTGTTGTCGATCTCGATACTTTCGGTGTTAGCGGAGATATTGCGATCGCACAACCCAGTATTGGTGCTTTTACAGGAGATAATTTAGAAGCTGATATTGTTTACGAACGAGGATTTATAAATATTGATAACGCAGTCTTGACAAAAGGCGAAAGTAGGTATCAACTAGAAGCAGAAGTAAATCCTTCTATTTCCGGTCCCGAAATTGCCGCAAATCTCAACGTTCAAGAAGGTAAAATTCAAGATGTACTTCTCGCAGCCCAAGTATTTGACTTACAAGAATTACGTCGCGGTTTAAATGCTCCTGCTTATGGAAATGCCGCCCAACTTGGTACAATTTCTCTAGGTTCCCAAGAGAGAAAATTACTTTCCCAACTACGATTACTTTCCGAAGTAGAAGCATTTCTAGCAGAAATCGAACAGATTAAAAATGAATCTCCCATTCCAGATATAGCTCAATTAACAGGTAACTTTACCGGACAAGCACAAGTCACTGGTTCCCTCTCTAGCGGCATTGAAGCTGATTTTGACTTCCGAGGACAAAATTGGCAATTAGAACAGTATCAAGCCGAAACAGTAATAGCTAGAGGCGAATATGAAAATGGGGTTATTACTCTCGCACCCGTGAGAATTCAACTCGAACCAGAAAATAGTTTTATCGCTTTTTCGGGGACAATTTTTGGTGAGAATCAATCGGGACAATTAAGATTAGCTAACGTCCCGATTAACTTATTTGCTAGTGAGATTAATTTACCCGTGGCTATTTCCGACGGCAGAATTAACGCTACCGCAGCCCTGGCTGGCAGTCAAGAAAATCCCCAAGCAAAAGGAGAAATAGCGATCGCCGATGCCTCAATTAATAACAACACTATTGAAGCAATTCGAGGTAGTTTTAGTTATAACAATGCTCGTTTAGAATTCGCCGCTAACTCAGGAATGCCGCTTGTGGCACCCACAGGTACAGAATTATTAGCAACCGAAGTAGAAGAACCTTTACAAATCAGTGGTAGCATACCAATTATGTTACCCTTCGCCTCAGAAGAACCAGCCAGTGACGAATTGAACTTAAATATTAACGTCCAAGACGAAGGATTGGCATTACTGAGCGTTTTAACCAGTAACGCGATCGCTTGGAGAGAAGGTAATGGTGAGGTAAATCTGGATATTTCTGGCACATTTAACACCGAAACCAATCGCCCAAATGCAATTGTCGCCCAAGGTAGAGCATCTTTCTCCAATGCGACTATAGCAGCCCAAGCTTTAGATAACCAACCGCTTACCGATGTTCAAGGCAATATTCAATTTAACTTCGATCGCATTCAAGTGGAAAATCTCACTGGTGACTTTGGTGGTGGTGAAGTATTCGCCGCCGGAAATATACCCATTTCTGGGACAGGTGTCACAATTTCTCCCCCAGCCCAACTCTGCGAAACAAATCCCAATCCGCAAGATCCCCTTACCGTTTGTCTCAACCAACTCGCCCTTAACTTTAAAGGAATTTATAACGGTGGTGTTAGCGGGGCAGTACAAATTAGCGGTAGCGCCCTCCAACCGCAAATTGGTGGTAATCTAGACTTATTTGACGGTCGCATCTTGTTAGGAGAAGCTGCTGGTGCAGGTGGTGGCGGTAATGGTGGCGGGAATGGTGAGGCTGACGCTGATAATGGCGGATATATCGATAACGTCGAGTTTAACAATTTAGCGATCGCCCTCACCGAAGATGTGGAAATTTCTCAACCGCCAATTTTGAGTTTCTACGCTGATGGTAGTCTCACTGTTAACGGTACTTTAGCTAACTTTGACTTGCGTCCTGAAGGTACAATCAAGTTAGAACGAGGTCAAGTTAACCTGTTTACTACTCAGTTTCGCTTGGCGGATGGCTACGAACAAACTGCCCGTTTTACCCCCAGTGAAGGATTAGATCCTCTCCTCGATATTCGTTTAGTCGCTTCAGTAACAGAAACTACTCGTAACTTGATTCCTACAAATGCTAACTCTGCGGAAGTTATCGACAACCCGATTGATTTTGGTAGCGCGGAAACTATTCGCGTCCAAGCGAGGGTGGAAGGTCCCGCGACGCGACTGCGCGATAATCTAGAATTAACTAGCACTCCTACCCGCAGCGAAACCGAAATTGTCGCTTTGTTAGGTGGCGGTTTTGTCAATACTTTAGGTAGAGGAGATACCACGTTAGGTTTGGCAAACCTCGCTGGGACGGCGGTTTTCGGCAGTTTTCAGAATGATATTGCGAATGCTTTAGGTTTGAGTGAGTTTCGCTTGTTCCCAACTTCAATTACGAATGAAGAAGGAAGAGACTCGACTTTAGGATTAGGTGCAGAAGTAGGAATAGAATTTGGCGATCGCTTTTCTTTTACAGTAATTAAAGTCTTAACTACTGACGATCCTTTTCTCTATGGTGTTCGCTATCGTCTGGATGAACAAACTATTGTTCGCGGTTCCACTAATCTTGAAGGTAATACTAGAGCTACAATCGAGTATGAAGTTAGATTTTAGTTGAGAATCTTTTCAAGAGTAAGATCGCATTTTTCTACCTAATTGCCTTGTAATGACACTATCTCTAGACACAACTTGGTATAATTATAATTGATTATTAGGATTAGGTTGTAGCTTCAGATCTTCAAATTATTAACTTAAGGAATAATCTGAAGAGGCTGATTTTTATCGATACTCTCTGCGAAAAATGGACAGCATGGTTTGCTGAGGTGGATGAGTTGGAGGTGTCCCCTCGTCCACTTCAGGAAGACTATCAACAACAATAGTTGTGTACTTTTTTGATGTAGAATTTGCTGTATCTGGTTTACTAGACTATAAACAAATTAGTTTTTAGTCTTACTCTAACTGACTAAATAAAGTTGACAAAATTGTGTTAGAAAATAAAAAACCATCGGGATCGCTTAATCTTAAGTTTCCAGTAATAGGTAAAGTTTTTCTTTCCTTAACCTCAATTTCCGCGTCAATAATTTCAACCCAACCTTGTTGATAGTAGGGCTGCAAACAATCCCAAATTTGCTTGATTATTTCTTGACCGTAGTATTGATTAATCCAAGCTAAATTGATCCCCTCAGCTAGACGTAATCCTAACATCAATGTTTCTAGCAATACATCATTAGCATCAGATTTAGGTACATCAATCTCACATCCAGCCTCTACCCAAGCATAATATTCTTTTCTGGTACGAGGACGAGTAAATCTCTGTCTATTGACATAGCTAGCTGCACCCATCCCAAAGCCATAATAAGGGCGATTTTCCCAATATACGCGGTTGTGACGACATTGAAATCCCGATCGCGCGTAATTAGAAATTTCATAATGTTGATAACCATAACTGCTCAAAATTTGCTGTGCTTGACGATACATTTGGGCAGTTATTTTATCGGTTGGTAAAGGTTTCTTACCCGGTTGATACTTGCGCCCAAAGGCAGTTACAGGCTCTAAGACTAGATCGTAGCAAGAAATGTGCGCGGGCGAAATCTGACCAGCATTTTCTAAAGATTCTTCCCACCTTGCTAAAGTCTGATGCGGTAAACCAGAAATTAAATCTAAACTAAAGTTAGCTATCCCTACTTGGCGGACGATCTCAATAGCTGCAAAAATATCAGTAGTGGTATGCGATCGCCCGCAGATTTGCAAGATTTCGTCTTGAAATGCTTGCACTCCTAAACTAACTCGATTTACTCCTGCCTGATAATAACCTCTTAGTTGATTCCTAGTAAATGTTCCTGGGTCAATTTCTAGGGAAATTTCCGCCCTAGGAGAGATCCCAAAATATCGCTC from Oscillatoria salina IIICB1 encodes:
- the hemW gene encoding radical SAM family heme chaperone HemW, producing MTATFPTTINLIFPETVPQFTNSAYIHIPFCRRRCYYCDFPISVLGDKARGENSGSIEQYVEVLCAEISQTTTPKNQLETVFFGGGTPSLLSVQQLERILATLERYFGISPRAEISLEIDPGTFTRNQLRGYYQAGVNRVSLGVQAFQDEILQICGRSHTTTDIFAAIEIVRQVGIANFSLDLISGLPHQTLARWEESLENAGQISPAHISCYDLVLEPVTAFGRKYQPGKKPLPTDKITAQMYRQAQQILSSYGYQHYEISNYARSGFQCRHNRVYWENRPYYGFGMGAASYVNRQRFTRPRTRKEYYAWVEAGCEIDVPKSDANDVLLETLMLGLRLAEGINLAWINQYYGQEIIKQIWDCLQPYYQQGWVEIIDAEIEVKERKTLPITGNLRLSDPDGFLFSNTILSTLFSQLE